From Procambarus clarkii isolate CNS0578487 chromosome 14, FALCON_Pclarkii_2.0, whole genome shotgun sequence:
CTCAGTGTTGGTGCTCTGTGATTGTCCTTCAGAGGCACTGCTCTCAGTATTGGTGCTCTGTGATTGTCCTTCAGAGGCACTGCTCTCAGTGTTGGTGCTCTGTGATTGTCCTTCAGAGGCACTGCTCTCAGTGTTGGTGCTCTGTGATTGTCCTTCAGAGGCACTGCTCTCAGTGTTGGTGCTCTGTGATTGTCCTTCAGAGGCACTGCTCTCAGTATTGGTGCTTTGTGATTGTATCCTTAAATGTTCCGTTGTATAATCTTGAGATTGTCGTTATACAGTTAGAGTTGAATCCATAGAGTCCAAGATAGTTTGTAAAGTGCTGATCTCCCCGACGGCTTGTGTCTTCTTGGCAGGAGTGGAGACTGGCATTGGCTGCTGAAACACTTCAGTCTCGTCACCTTCTACTTCGTCGACCTTTTCAGGTAGGACTTGTACAAGTGTGGAGGAAATAAGCTCAGTAGATTGTGTTTATACCTCTGTTAACATTGCCTtccttgagtgagtgagtgagggagtgaggggtctGGTCCAGTGCTGGGAATGTTTCGTCCAGCATCTTGCTGAAGGTCTCTGTCACGGAGGCTCTACCATTGGAACAGTGGTCACTTGATGCACCTTTGGCTGCCTTTCTTTTGtcttggtgggtgaggagactGTGGGTTGGGTCCTGGCGTCTTTGCTACACCCAGctactggagcatttgagggtGTAGGGGTCGTCATTCATGCTTGGGACGTCTTGGAGGCAATAGCAGGTGTATTCATTTGCTGCCCTGATCTGTTCGGCTGTTGTTGTCTTGTGGAGTAGTGCTTTGCTTTCTCCAGTAGTTGGAGGTCCTGTTCTTGTTTAGACTGGAAGAATTGGTGCTTCAGTCTGTTgctgatttttattttcatttattcggacttgtCGAAGAGTGTTCCACTGGCTCTTACCccaagggtgtggtagtgtgtggtcctggAGCTGTGGCTCTGGGGTGCTGGGGAGACCccaagggtgtggtagtgtgtgttccTGGAGTTGTGGCTCTGGGGTGCTGGGGAGACCccaagggtgtggtagtgtgtggtcctggAGTTGTGGCTCTGGGGTGCTGGGGAGACCCAGCATCCCAGAGCCACTGCTCTGCTCATTTTAAAATGAGCGGGGGAATTCTGGGAAGGAGAAAAAACATTTACGCAGCGCTCAGTGAGTCCTGCGCGCaccgtggtggggggggggggggcacatttAAGCAAACTCTCCAGGATTTTCCCCCTCAGTCCTACACAGCTCCGCTATGCTCCGCTCGAAACAATGTCCACTTTAACCCTGAGTGCAGACCCCTATAGCAAGTACTGCCCGGTCCGTGCCATGCCGAACTACATAAGACGACGGGGCATGGAACCAGGACCTGTCTTCCTAGGCGAATCGGGCGCCCCGGTCACCAGACAAGATTTCACATGGGTGCTCCGGGTTGCCATTCGAGCGCTAGGACTGCCTCCAAACGATTATGCTCCTCACTCCTTCAGAATCGGCAGGGCCACGCAGATGTCCAAGGATGGCCTGGCGCCGGCAGCAATCAGAGCAGTCGGCAGGTGGAAAAGTGATGCGTTCCACTCCTACGTCAGGCAAGACGTCATTCCACTACCTAGATAAGTTACTTCTGCGGCCAGCGGGCACCTCACCCTTCGGGTGGGTGGGGGACCGGCTTCGTTGGCCTGCGGAGTGGGGGGTGCTGCGCCGGGTCCCCAAGTCTAGGGCTCCCCGCAGCTACTTACCATATGTCAAGTACTCACTTGTAGTGCAAGTTGGGGGTTGCAGACTTTACATGTAAACTAGGCACTAGCATATCATTACCCCTGGAAATTCTTATCTATTCTTTTCTATGCCCTCTGTGTATACagaatatattttatacatactgtactggctGTGCCACTCAATTAACTCTggcattgtttttaattatagtATTAAGCTGATTGCGAGTACTGCAACATTGCTTCGGCTAGCTGGCACTAGGCACGGTTAATGTCCTACGACTCATTCCCTTAGTTGCATCTTGCAGTACTGGCATTCTCCTCAGTCATGTTACACGACATCTTTTATTGTGGTACAGCAGTTGCTCTGTAAACATTGCTTAATAAATTAAGGTCCCCCACTCCTGACTTGTTTTTTCTCCCCGATCAGAATGGCTCTTAATAGAATTaactggaaagccaatccactgcacCAAAATATATTTGCTTATAGGACCTTACCTCTTCAATATcttggagtcataatagacagccagttgaaattcactcaggaaattgaatatcttcgacaacgttgtaaagccagaaactcggctttgcgctccctgacaagtcttagagatggtgcatctctaccagtactcaaaatgtactacgttcagttaggtcactcactgactatgctgctcctgcacttacatccctcagtgataaccaatgggagaaactggaagtgtctcaaaatgatgccatCAGAACAATGCTGCGAACAATGCAGAACAATACTAccctttcaagcctgacaaaaagatatccagagacattgcagtagccatacacagactcagacttggttacaagtgctgctgggagataataacccaatagttaaagagtgtcatatctgtggaacagaagcagaggcgccactattgcactacttactggaatgtgaagctactgaagccctgcgcatcaaacttaacattaatccaacgacaacagctgcattagatgcatatTCCACAGCAACTTCAAtggttagaaaagcagttgaagaatgagacgcactagtgaacattcttcgtctacatccgccaccaagaacaCTGCTTTTCCCAAAGCGGTGGGTTTTCTGATGGAAGAAAACGTAGGTGTGTGGAGATGCGTCTAACTGCCCAACCTGCGCGCGCAACAGCCAGTGTTTATATAAACTTTGCCCGCGGTCTGGTGGGTCCCTGTTCCCGCCACGCACGCAGCTGCCTCACTTACAAAACGTATTAACTTTGCAATTTTGTAGTATTGGTTTATTCACAATTTCTTGTTTAATTTTGGCTATTCTTAATTGACAGTTTATTCCAGTCTTATTTTGAGCACGATTGCTTACAGTTGGACATACTACTTCTGCTGCAGTTCTCCTGGTGCGCCGTTGATGTTATTTACTATATTCATATACTGTATTTAATTCTACCTTATTTCTTGTCTTGTCTTGTGAATTTGCAGCCTTCGCCTATTTtctttaccttacactttcctgagttgaactttagcagcctttttctagacctttcctccagtttgtccaggtcttcctgtagtAGTGAATGTCTGCGATCACCTGCAAGGTGACTTAGTGTTGACTACAAGACGACTTCTTGATGTCTGCACGATGCTTTCTTGTTGGCGCCTTCCTGTCTCAGGATGATTGCCAGATGATCTCCAGCTGGCGTCTGGACGACTTCAAGACGAACCCCAGACGACTCCTAGCTGCTTTTCATGTTGACTGGTggcaatatattatttattacattgttatatatttatttaagttcTTTTCTATTCAGTTCGGGTTTATGGTTGCctcacttcaccccccccccccctctgctattATTTGTAAGTATTGAGTTTATTCTGGGTCTTTCTGCTACTTTATTATTGCTTGAAGACTACTTTGCTTATGGTGTTTGGTTTCATGAGCGGAGTTGGCTGAGTTATTCTCCACTTGTTACTATTTGCTATTGATGTTTTGATGTTAGTTATAGTCACTTTTTGGTGTTAATGATCTCATGTCACTTCCCCTTTTGGCTTCCGGCCTCGCCTGACGCCACGaatgttgttattattgtatCATACTATTATTAATTCAAGTTCTTTATTATTGGGTCCAGGTTTTAGTTGGCTTACTTCCTCATCCCTCTGCTTTAGTTATTATCGTTATCTCTGGATTACGGCTTGTTATTGTTTATGCTTTTTAGCATAACGGTCTTTAGGGTAATGAGTGCTATGCTGGCGGCGGTAGTTCTCATACTATAGTATTACTTTCACTTTCTTTACTGCCTTACTCCCCTTTTATGGGCCACATTTTTGCACTACTGCCTTTTCCTTAGTCAAAGGCATCCGTAGTCACGCCCCTTAGCTGGGCCCGTCAGTCATGCCCCTCGGCCGGCCCCGTCCTAGGCCCCTTAGCTGGGCCAGTCAGTCATGCCCCTCGGCCGGCCCCGTCCTAGGCCCCTTAGCTGGGCCCGTCAGTCATGCCCCTCGGCCGGCCACGTCCTAGGCCCCTTAGCTGGGCCCGTCAGTCATGCCCCTCGGCCGGCCCCGTCCTAGGCCCCTTAGCTGGGCCCGTCAGTCATGCCCCTCGGCCGGCCCCGTCCTAGGCCCCTTAGCTGGGCCCGTCAGTCATGCCCCTCGGCCGGCCACGTCCTAGGCCCCTTAGCTGGGCCCGTCAGTCATGCCCCTCGGCCGGCCACGTCCTAGGCCCCTTAGCTGGGCCCGTCAGTCATGCCCCTCGGCCGGCCACGTCCTAGGCCCCTTAGCTGGGCCCGTCAGTCATGCCCCTCGGCCGGCCACGCTCTAGGCCCCTTAGCTGGGCCCGTCAGTCATGCCCCTCGGCCGGCCACGCTCTAGGCCCCTTAACTGGGCCCGTCAGTCATGCCCCTCGGCCGGCCACGTCCTAGGCCCCTTAGCTGGGTCAGTCAGTCATGCCCCTCGGCCGGCCACGTCCTAGGCCCCTTAGCTGGGCCCGTCAGTCATGCCCCTCGGCCGGCCACGTCCTAGGCCCCTTAGCTGGGTCAGTCAGTCATGCCCCTCGGCCGGCCACGTCCTAGGCCCCTTAGCTGGGCCCGTCAGTCATGCCCCTCGGCCGGCCACGTCCTAGGCCCCTTAGCTGGGCCCGTCAGTCATGCCCCTCGGCCGGCCACGTCCTAGGCCCCTTAGCTGGGCCAGTCAGTCATGCCCCTCGGCCGGCCACGTCCTAGGCCCCTTAGCTGGGCCCGTCAGTCATGCCCCTCGGCCGGCCACGTCCTAGGCCCCTTAGCTGGGCCCGTCAGTCATGCCCCTCGGCCGGCCACGTCCTAGGCCCCTTAGCTGGGCCCGTCAGTCATGCCCCTCGGCCGGCCACGTCCTAGGCCCCTTAGCTGGGTCAGTCAGTCATGCCCCTCGGCCGGCCACGTCCTAGGCCCCTTAGCTGGGCCCGTCAGTCATGCCCCTCGGCCGGCCCCGTCCTAGGCCCCTTAGCTGGGCCAGTCAGTCATGCCCCTCGGCCGGCCACGTCCTAGGCCCCTTAGCTGGGCCAGTCAGTCATGCCCCTCGGCCGGCCCCGTCCTAGGCCCCTTAGCTGGGCCCGTCAGTCATGCCCCTCGGCCGGCCACGTCCTAGGCCCCTTAGCTGGGCCAGTCAGTCATGCCCCTCGGCCGGCCACGTCCTAGGCCCCTTAGCTGGGCCCGTCAGTCATGCCCCTCGGCCGGCCACGTC
This genomic window contains:
- the LOC138364790 gene encoding uncharacterized protein codes for the protein MLDETFPALDQTPHSLTHSLKEGNVNRDYTTEHLRIQSQSTNTESSASEGQSQSTNTESSASEGQSQSTNTESSASEGQSQSTNTESSASEGQSQSTNTESSASEGQSQSTNTESSASEGQSQSTNTESSASEGQSQSTNTESSASEGQSQSPNTESSASEGQSQSTNTESSASEGQSQSTNTESSASEGQSQSTNTESSASEGQSQSPNTESSASEGQQ